The nucleotide sequence GTCCGCCCGGCAGGCGAGGTGCACCTCGCCCATGCCGCCCGCGCCGAGCCGGGCGAGCAGCCGATAGGGGCCGACGAGCATCGGGGGCTGCCCCAGGGGCAGAGCTTCCAGCACCGGACAGGTCCTTTCAGGGCGTCACTGGGGTCGGATCACGGCGTCACTGGGGCCGGGTCAGGGCGTCACCGGGGCCATCGGGATCGCTGGGATCACTTGGGGAGCTCGACGGAGGCGACGGCGCCCTTGTCGAAGACGACGTACGCGATGCCGCCCACCGGCAGCACCTCCGGCGCGCGGATCTTCAGGTGGAGGAACTCTCCGTAGTTCGGGTCGTAGTCCTCCTCCTCGGCGCGCGGGCCGGGCGCGCCCGGCACCGGTGTGACCGTGAGCCCGCCCGGCTTGCCGTCGGCGCCGAGCCGCACGGTGTACAGCGCGGAGTAGTCGGCGTACACGAACTGGTCGCCCGCGAGCAGCGGCCCGGACCAGCTCTGGGCCAGACCGGACGGAGCCTGCTTCGCCGGGAAGGAGGCGAGGGCGGTGCCGGTGCGCGGGTCGAGGATCCGCAGACCCTTGTCGAAGGTCGCGACCCCGCGCGGACCGAGGGCCGTGGGGGCGGCCGAGGCGAACGCCCCGGGCAGCGCCGCCTTCGAGGCCAGGGTGCGGGCGTCCAGGAGATGCAGGTCGGTGTCGCCCCCGGCGCGGTACCCGGAGCCGACGCAGTACGCCGAGGGGCTCAGCACCTGGATGGTCCGGCAGGCCTTCGCGTCCGGGTCGACCTCCCCGAGCTGGGTGCCCTTCTTGCCGTCGTACGCCACGAGACCGCCCTGGCTGAGCGCGTAGACGATCCCCTTGGCGTAGGCCAGCGGCTCGTACGACGCGCGCTCGGCGAAGGAGATGTCGCCGTTGGTGAGCTCCTTCGACCAGAGCTCGCGCCCGTCCGTCAGGGAGAACGCCGTCAGGGCCGCCCGGATGTCGAGGGCGTCGTCCGTCATGTTCGTCGCCGCGAAGACCGTCCCGTCGGCGACGACGGGCCGGGTCGTCCAGAAGCCCTGCGGGCCCGCGGCCGGCTTCTCCCAGCGCACCTTCCCGGTGCGCGCGTCCCGCACCTGGAGGGAGCCCCCGGCGACCAGGACCACGCTCCCGTCGTGGACCGTGGGACGGGTGGCGCTCCCGGCGGTGAAGGGGAAGCCCTTGGGGCTGAGGTAGCTCTCCCCGGGGGTGTCCTCGGCGCGGGGCACGTCCCAGAGCTTCCCGCCGTTCGCCGGGTCCATCGCCTCGTACCGCCCGTCCGTGGTCCGGCACACCAGCACCTTCTCGCCGGCCGAGCAGCCGAACGCCGCCGAGCCCAGCTTCGTCTGCCAGGGCTTCCAGCCCGCCGGGCGCTGGGCCGGGTTCTGCGGGACGACGCCGGAGGCGTCGGCGAGGCCCCGGTCGTCGACGCCCGGTATCCGGGGCGCGGCGGGCGGCGCCGCCTTCACGGGCGCCTGCGGCTTTTCGGTCCTGTCGGCCGGCCACAGCAGGTACGTGCCGACGCCGCCGGCCACGACCGCCAGGGCCACGAGGGCCGCGACCAGCCGGCCCCGGCGGCGGCGGGCGGGCGCGGCCGCGCCGGCGGGCGGCGACACCGGCGCCAGCGTCGGTACGGAGTGCAGCCCGGGCACGGCGGGGTTCACCACCGGCCGCCGGGGGTCGGGCGCCGGGGCGGCCTCCAGGAGCGGACCGCCCGAGGCGACCAGCTGGGCCAGGGCCGTGCCGTACTCGCCGATGTGCTCCCGCACCGGCTCGGGCCACGGGAAGACCTTCGGCGGACCGCCGCCGAGCAGCTCCACGAGCGCGTCCGGGGTGGGCCGCGCCTCCGGGTCGAGGGCCAGGCAGGCGGCGACGGTCCCGCGGAGCTCGTCGGGGACGCGGCTCAGGTCGGCCTCGGCCTGGGAGATCCGGTACAGGACGGCGGCCAGCGGCCCGTCGCCGAAGGGGTCCTCGCCGGTCGCCGCGTAGCAGAGCAGGGAGCCCAGGCAGAAGACGTCGGAGGCGGCGGTCACCCGCCGGGCGCCCGCCACGTGCTCGGGGGACATGAAGGAGGGCGTGCCGACCATCAGACCGGTGGCGGTCATGGTGGTGGCGGTGTTGCTGCGGGCGATGCCGAAGTCGATCAGGCGGGGCCCGTCGACGGAGAGCATGACGTTGCCGGGCTTGAGGTCGCGGTGCAGGACCCCGGCCCGGTGCAGGTCGGCGAGGGCGCGGGCGACGCCGGCGCCGAGCGCGCGGACGGTGTCGACGGGGAGCGCCCCGCCGCGCCGTACGGCCTGG is from Streptomyces venezuelae ATCC 10712 and encodes:
- a CDS encoding protein kinase domain-containing protein translates to MWGPLREDALRRIGPYELLARLGAGGMGEVFLGRADPAGDGSGDASGAGDPAGEGSEGGSPGAGPDGGGPGGGSDGGGSGGGSAGGVPYGSFVAVKTVRRDVAGDPAFRDRFRREIKVASLVDSRYAAAPLGGDAGAEVPWLATAYIPGPSLSQAVRRGGALPVDTVRALGAGVARALADLHRAGVLHRDLKPGNVMLSVDGPRLIDFGIARSNTATTMTATGLMVGTPSFMSPEHVAGARRVTAASDVFCLGSLLCYAATGEDPFGDGPLAAVLYRISQAEADLSRVPDELRGTVAACLALDPEARPTPDALVELLGGGPPKVFPWPEPVREHIGEYGTALAQLVASGGPLLEAAPAPDPRRPVVNPAVPGLHSVPTLAPVSPPAGAAAPARRRRGRLVAALVALAVVAGGVGTYLLWPADRTEKPQAPVKAAPPAAPRIPGVDDRGLADASGVVPQNPAQRPAGWKPWQTKLGSAAFGCSAGEKVLVCRTTDGRYEAMDPANGGKLWDVPRAEDTPGESYLSPKGFPFTAGSATRPTVHDGSVVLVAGGSLQVRDARTGKVRWEKPAAGPQGFWTTRPVVADGTVFAATNMTDDALDIRAALTAFSLTDGRELWSKELTNGDISFAERASYEPLAYAKGIVYALSQGGLVAYDGKKGTQLGEVDPDAKACRTIQVLSPSAYCVGSGYRAGGDTDLHLLDARTLASKAALPGAFASAAPTALGPRGVATFDKGLRILDPRTGTALASFPAKQAPSGLAQSWSGPLLAGDQFVYADYSALYTVRLGADGKPGGLTVTPVPGAPGPRAEEEDYDPNYGEFLHLKIRAPEVLPVGGIAYVVFDKGAVASVELPK